The following are encoded together in the Humulus lupulus chromosome 5, drHumLupu1.1, whole genome shotgun sequence genome:
- the LOC133780011 gene encoding uncharacterized protein LOC133780011, which produces MGLSQSEKSITGNFPFDVTLDFPPDGDFYVFLRHCVLLLNKRDMEKFLVLLWRIWYRRNKIIHDNRVLNDEGILGWSLDFYQRYFEANGLPVHVVKLGRGPNSIPVTIPWRSPAMGKVKLNCDASLDVVGMKIGCGAVVHDSSDFSLASTAVPFSSSMAAPVAEAMAILQGLLLCYRLGYHHVEVETDCKRVCQALSSKTPLVAEFGTVILDCLSLCNSIDVISFSGVPIN; this is translated from the coding sequence ATGGGGCTGTCGCAATCTGAAAAATCTATCACTGGAAACTTTCCTTTTGATGTAACTTTGGACTTTCCTCCAGATGGAGACTTCTATGTTTTCCTTCGTCATTGTGTTTTGTTGTTGAATAAACGTGACATGGAGAAGTTCCTAGTCTTACTTTGGAGGATTTGGTATCGAAGAAATAAGATTATCCATGACAATCGGGTTCTCAATGATGAAGGCATCCTGGGTTGGTCCCTTGATTTTTACCAGCGGTACTTTGAAGCTAATGGGCTGCCTGTGCATGTCGTTAAGTTGGGCAGGGGGCCAAATTCGATCCCGGTGACTATTCCTTGGCGGTCTCCAGCGATGGGCAAAGTCAAACTTAACTGCGATGCCAGCCTTGACGTGGTGGGTATGAAAATCGGGTGTGGTGCTGTTGTCCATGACTCTAGTGATTTTTCCCTTGCGTCTACTGCTGTTCCTTTCTCTTCCTCGATGGCTGCCCCTGTTGCTGAAGCAATGGCAATCCTACAGGGGCTACTTCTTTGTTATCGGCTGGGTTACCATCATGTGGAGGTTGAAACGGACTGCAAGCGAGTTTGTCAAGCTCTCTCAAGTAAAACACCTTTGGTTGCAGAGTTTGGTACTGTTATTTTGGATTGTCTTTCTCTTTGTAATAGCATCGATGTTATTAGCTTTTCTGGAGTGCCAATTAATTAG